A single Anatilimnocola floriformis DNA region contains:
- a CDS encoding biotin--[acetyl-CoA-carboxylase] ligase, protein MRKNELASLAAHPWIQRLEFTQSLGSTNDQATQLAAEEFLACPALVWAEEQTAGRGRGGNRWWSSRGGLMFSVILSGEGSAPANWSGYSLTAGLAICEALAAEIPAVDFAVKWPNDVYADGRKICGILIESPAQARGRLIVGIGVNVNNSFADAPEELSSTATALCDLDGQQRSLSAVLFEILSRLEHCWQRLAAEGFAALREHWQERASLTGRTVTLQVGRTQHVGRCLGIDADGSLLLHTERGREAFAAGSVVSFE, encoded by the coding sequence ATGCGGAAGAATGAACTCGCGAGTTTGGCGGCCCATCCTTGGATCCAGCGATTGGAATTTACCCAGTCGCTGGGTAGTACGAATGACCAGGCAACTCAGTTAGCTGCGGAAGAGTTCCTCGCTTGTCCCGCGCTCGTCTGGGCTGAGGAACAAACGGCTGGTCGCGGTCGCGGCGGGAACCGCTGGTGGTCGAGTCGCGGTGGCTTGATGTTTTCGGTCATCCTCTCGGGCGAAGGTTCCGCGCCGGCCAACTGGTCCGGCTATTCGCTCACGGCCGGCCTGGCCATTTGCGAAGCGTTGGCTGCCGAAATCCCTGCTGTGGATTTCGCGGTGAAGTGGCCCAATGATGTGTATGCGGATGGCCGAAAAATCTGCGGCATCTTGATCGAGTCGCCGGCCCAGGCCCGCGGCCGGCTGATCGTGGGGATCGGCGTGAACGTGAACAATTCGTTTGCCGACGCGCCGGAAGAGCTGAGTTCCACGGCGACTGCCTTGTGCGATCTCGATGGTCAGCAGCGATCGCTCAGCGCGGTGCTCTTCGAGATTCTCTCGCGCCTCGAGCACTGTTGGCAGCGGCTCGCGGCAGAAGGTTTCGCCGCGCTTCGCGAGCATTGGCAGGAACGGGCCTCCCTCACCGGCCGCACGGTGACATTGCAAGTCGGTCGCACGCAGCACGTCGGTCGTTGCCTGGGAATCGATGCCGACGGCAGCCTGTTGCTCCACACCGAGCGGGGCCGAGAAGCCTTCGCGGCGGGCAGCGTCGTCTCGTTCGAGTAG
- a CDS encoding serine/threonine-protein kinase, with the protein MPHPHSRHSVAFKVGDTPVPGYRLARELGRGTFGIVWLAVTENGFERALKVVNLEQKGGKKEFRALRLIKDRKILHGNLLTLIDYWLLDRDGTIIAAPNSVAVDTHVVQPKVTPGSGLAATTVGEGQQNQPRPAIQGTMIPSQSPETDSFNIRETFQQPQPASTREDDHSQAIWLVVAMELGHKTLHDRQKEYSHEISQKSLSKSARKGATQVKGATSAGSHTVADRRSQTQAEAEEDVLAALPADEVLPYMEQAARGLDYLHRCEIVHRDIKPQNIMLVGDVAKVCDYGLASELGDIRATTNAFTLPYAAPEAINKNQPSPASDQYSLAVTYVELRTGRWPFVSNTSTAVYAAKDTGVHHLKFVPNRNVRAVLKKALSKKPEDRYPSCGEFVKQLAKAEATRFNFFATAQAVLATFAIVAVLLAASATHPAVWARIKPFLPPALTQPLLTGQGEKEFDVAAYRSRLQSVEQLLLDNKRAEALQAYTLLHQEIESLPPKEIDLRNEIIFGLARAQAGATGALNDSEKRTAIAQLIEPLSTAAALPGKQGLWNHYLQVIAAGKEGSREVGPESQIAKEALAVWERQLWKDALLRHEAPELKRLLDLAQTKRLEGTSESLQLAEQTLTELREKSAAALELSVSLRHQIDVEELHLHYATANPPPAENLLAIKSYLEQELALEQNLVDRVQLLELLTLKASMGDNFYLANDEVAAAVIDLKPELFGESRLESLHFGAEEVKTVVQLRDEFLAEIRQSAVELPEKALESLTHLLPQRAAMQLLAERLRGHLTSTELKENQLPAVQFAWGDFSKAYEQFRKSSGSESDLAGMAQTEADLSLEVSFADPKADPNVALVEFVNRVIKSGDGVKWFQKLLGRAQQGPPWSAAAAIPLQTLLRSPTDDLASHRQFSEWQAKVEALVLRDVLHTDPASDKVIQAILATLSRDAGDGKGPIPSLLRIECEILTTPTPTPEKTQEWSTKIDRALNAIGNSDADLKSYGNFVRSRLLANSGNVFQQEDAARNIGDLLKHRPLPGWFTASRRQGAGDVFAISAIKALKLDDEDILRFADLSPAAGSQLAGLQAVANDAQVQAPALQVVSAIVEARQEKPDWKKVQQWIASGRNDSRTAAMFDQFHAVRLLEYVAALADLRAAPENSPLDPKIVQAFHKLLIAQKDKQFLYFSFAEGSRDNDEGVLQNIINPVVLHPAMKDAKEPPKELAFLWGAKGRLLQRSPLIVNIDPAKQSDVRDSSTVAISLSNQAFDRARALDTNINYLVGYGRTLAAVPAESTQRDDRMQRLYELVDKHDPDGKSTNIGMRFLSAYVLRFRSYDKSDIPNIRLAGTRYEAVLKELPADDPYELNSLCREGLSDIHLRLAFLTPQVTPGEVRTLLGGGTPAVNTKAYHLQLAVKHALEATQSSGRNQKENAYTALANAYEDYAYYLGLTEYYAKSKDAFGFAISSARDRGLPVAKAQMNYGRCLYRYATDPFAGFAKNDERIEILKIAVAQLNEAVESDKLRPSDEVEASFWLAVDKRAIGKLADRAAKLTLSEEALNHFHQAAEAATKHQLPDMQLLTLAEESEAAIDLYSMYTVAKDPIRQPKVFKQAQAIDEQAYQIFLKKPSAANPSQLKTIASNGAVIWRGEAPKRIRWLEGSPAIKAQWNANDNWKSEAITLRLNFAQLPEGKDEIRKAREILATMKDQRQKDLAESRILDFEATIAYRAFEDVASKQKDLTQQELREEVDKPLTLLIAAKKHHDQIMETEPKALLDRINATSLTQLKNLARELTVAEKKKVHEALMKSPDIDTRKRLFQLCNLSLLTQPADAKATARKNELARIGHDALKPFYLFADNELIFNGLRELKDKHQVGLEKFEGQLKVTGDKFDKK; encoded by the coding sequence ATGCCACATCCTCATTCGCGGCACTCCGTTGCCTTCAAAGTCGGCGATACGCCGGTCCCCGGCTATCGCCTGGCGCGCGAGCTGGGGCGAGGTACTTTTGGCATCGTTTGGCTGGCAGTGACCGAGAACGGATTCGAGCGCGCGCTGAAGGTCGTCAACCTGGAACAAAAGGGTGGCAAAAAAGAGTTCCGAGCGCTGCGGCTAATTAAGGATCGCAAGATCCTGCACGGCAACCTGCTCACGCTCATCGACTACTGGCTGCTCGATCGCGATGGCACGATCATCGCAGCGCCGAACAGTGTCGCTGTCGATACACACGTCGTGCAGCCGAAAGTGACGCCGGGCAGCGGCCTCGCCGCGACCACGGTGGGCGAAGGACAACAGAATCAGCCGCGGCCTGCGATTCAAGGGACGATGATTCCCAGCCAATCGCCTGAAACCGACTCCTTCAACATTCGTGAGACATTCCAGCAACCGCAGCCCGCCAGCACGCGGGAGGACGATCACAGCCAGGCCATTTGGCTCGTCGTCGCGATGGAGCTCGGCCACAAAACGCTGCACGATCGGCAGAAAGAATACTCGCACGAAATCAGCCAGAAGTCCCTGTCCAAAAGTGCCCGCAAGGGAGCCACGCAGGTGAAGGGGGCCACGAGCGCCGGTTCGCACACCGTCGCCGACCGTCGATCGCAAACGCAGGCCGAAGCCGAAGAAGACGTGCTCGCCGCCCTGCCAGCTGATGAAGTTCTGCCATACATGGAACAGGCGGCCCGCGGCCTCGACTATTTGCATCGTTGCGAAATCGTCCATCGCGACATCAAGCCGCAGAACATCATGCTCGTCGGCGATGTCGCCAAAGTCTGCGACTACGGCCTGGCCAGCGAATTGGGCGACATTCGCGCGACGACCAACGCCTTCACGTTGCCCTACGCCGCGCCGGAAGCGATCAACAAAAACCAGCCGTCGCCGGCCAGCGATCAATACTCGCTCGCGGTCACATACGTCGAGCTGCGCACCGGCCGCTGGCCTTTCGTCAGCAACACTTCGACCGCCGTCTACGCAGCCAAAGACACCGGCGTTCACCATCTCAAGTTCGTGCCGAATCGCAACGTCCGCGCGGTTCTCAAAAAGGCGCTGTCGAAAAAGCCTGAGGATCGATATCCCTCTTGCGGCGAATTTGTCAAGCAACTCGCCAAGGCCGAAGCAACCCGCTTCAACTTCTTCGCAACCGCGCAGGCCGTTCTCGCGACCTTCGCCATCGTTGCCGTGCTCCTTGCCGCGTCGGCGACGCATCCCGCGGTCTGGGCTCGCATCAAACCATTTCTGCCGCCGGCTCTCACGCAACCACTGCTAACCGGCCAAGGAGAAAAAGAGTTCGATGTCGCCGCGTATCGCAGCCGCTTGCAGTCGGTCGAACAACTGCTGCTCGACAACAAACGAGCCGAAGCGCTGCAGGCATACACACTGCTGCATCAGGAAATTGAATCCCTGCCCCCCAAGGAAATCGATCTCCGTAACGAGATCATTTTCGGTCTGGCCCGCGCACAGGCCGGCGCTACTGGCGCGCTGAACGATAGTGAAAAACGGACCGCCATTGCTCAGCTCATCGAGCCGCTGTCGACGGCTGCGGCGCTGCCGGGGAAGCAAGGGCTGTGGAATCATTACCTGCAAGTAATCGCGGCGGGCAAAGAAGGCAGTCGCGAAGTCGGCCCCGAAAGTCAAATCGCCAAGGAAGCCCTCGCTGTCTGGGAACGCCAGTTGTGGAAGGATGCTCTCCTTCGCCACGAAGCCCCCGAGCTCAAACGCCTGCTCGATCTGGCTCAGACCAAACGTCTGGAAGGGACCAGCGAATCGTTGCAACTCGCCGAGCAAACCTTGACCGAGTTGCGTGAGAAGTCGGCAGCCGCTCTCGAGCTGTCGGTTTCGCTGCGGCATCAGATCGACGTTGAAGAGTTGCATCTGCATTACGCAACTGCTAATCCGCCGCCCGCCGAAAACTTGCTCGCCATCAAAAGCTATCTCGAACAGGAATTGGCTCTCGAGCAGAACCTCGTCGACCGCGTGCAGTTGCTCGAACTCCTCACGCTCAAAGCCAGCATGGGTGACAACTTCTATCTCGCCAACGACGAAGTCGCCGCTGCGGTCATCGATCTCAAGCCCGAGTTGTTCGGCGAATCTCGCTTGGAATCACTCCACTTCGGCGCCGAGGAAGTAAAAACGGTCGTCCAACTGCGCGACGAGTTTCTCGCCGAGATCCGGCAATCGGCCGTCGAACTTCCCGAGAAGGCGCTCGAGTCGCTGACGCATCTGCTGCCGCAGCGGGCCGCCATGCAGTTGCTCGCCGAACGGTTGCGCGGGCATTTGACTAGCACCGAGCTGAAAGAAAACCAGCTCCCTGCCGTGCAGTTTGCCTGGGGCGACTTCAGCAAGGCGTACGAACAGTTTCGCAAGTCGTCTGGCAGCGAGAGCGATCTGGCCGGAATGGCGCAAACCGAAGCCGACCTCAGCCTGGAAGTTTCCTTTGCCGATCCCAAAGCGGATCCGAACGTTGCTCTCGTGGAATTCGTGAACCGCGTCATCAAATCGGGCGATGGCGTGAAGTGGTTTCAAAAATTACTGGGCCGCGCTCAACAAGGTCCACCCTGGAGTGCCGCGGCGGCCATTCCGCTGCAAACATTGCTCCGCAGCCCGACCGACGATCTCGCCAGCCATCGTCAGTTTTCCGAATGGCAGGCCAAGGTCGAAGCTCTCGTGCTGCGCGACGTGCTTCATACCGATCCCGCCAGCGACAAGGTGATTCAAGCGATCCTCGCCACGCTCAGCCGCGATGCCGGTGATGGGAAGGGACCGATTCCGTCGCTACTTCGCATCGAATGCGAAATACTCACCACTCCTACGCCCACGCCGGAAAAAACGCAGGAGTGGAGCACCAAGATCGATCGCGCCTTGAATGCCATCGGCAACAGCGACGCCGATTTGAAGTCCTATGGAAACTTCGTTCGCTCGCGCTTGCTCGCGAATAGCGGCAATGTCTTTCAACAAGAAGACGCCGCCCGCAACATCGGTGACCTGCTCAAGCATCGACCGCTGCCCGGCTGGTTTACCGCGTCTCGCCGTCAGGGCGCTGGCGACGTGTTTGCCATTTCAGCGATCAAAGCTCTCAAGCTCGATGACGAAGACATTCTCCGCTTTGCCGACTTGTCGCCAGCCGCTGGTTCGCAGCTGGCCGGTTTGCAGGCCGTCGCCAACGATGCCCAGGTGCAAGCGCCGGCGTTGCAAGTGGTTTCGGCCATCGTTGAGGCCCGCCAGGAAAAGCCCGACTGGAAAAAGGTCCAGCAGTGGATTGCCAGTGGCCGGAATGACTCGCGCACCGCGGCGATGTTCGATCAATTTCACGCGGTCCGCCTGCTCGAATACGTCGCTGCCCTCGCTGATCTGCGGGCGGCTCCCGAGAACTCGCCGCTCGATCCCAAGATCGTGCAAGCCTTTCACAAATTGCTGATCGCTCAGAAGGATAAGCAGTTTCTCTACTTCAGCTTTGCGGAAGGCTCGCGCGATAACGACGAAGGTGTGCTGCAGAACATTATCAATCCCGTAGTCCTGCATCCTGCCATGAAGGATGCCAAGGAGCCGCCAAAGGAACTCGCTTTTCTCTGGGGCGCGAAGGGGCGTTTGCTGCAACGCAGTCCGCTGATCGTGAATATCGATCCTGCCAAGCAATCCGACGTGCGCGACTCCAGCACGGTGGCCATTTCGCTGTCGAATCAGGCGTTCGACCGGGCTCGCGCGCTCGATACCAACATCAACTACCTAGTCGGCTACGGTCGCACGCTCGCTGCCGTTCCTGCCGAGTCGACGCAGCGCGACGATCGCATGCAGCGGTTGTACGAACTAGTCGACAAGCACGATCCCGATGGCAAGTCAACAAACATCGGCATGCGTTTTCTCTCGGCCTATGTGCTCCGCTTTCGTTCGTACGACAAGAGCGACATCCCCAACATCCGCCTCGCCGGCACGCGCTACGAAGCGGTGCTCAAGGAACTTCCCGCCGATGATCCGTATGAACTGAATTCGCTCTGCCGCGAAGGACTCAGCGACATTCATTTGCGACTCGCGTTTTTAACTCCGCAAGTTACGCCTGGCGAAGTCCGCACGCTCCTCGGCGGCGGCACACCGGCGGTCAACACCAAGGCTTACCACCTGCAACTCGCCGTAAAACACGCTCTTGAGGCCACGCAAAGTAGCGGGCGGAATCAAAAGGAAAACGCTTACACCGCGCTCGCCAATGCCTACGAAGACTACGCCTACTATCTCGGCCTGACCGAGTATTACGCCAAGTCGAAAGACGCCTTCGGTTTTGCGATCAGCTCGGCTCGCGACCGCGGCTTGCCGGTGGCGAAGGCTCAGATGAACTACGGCCGCTGTCTGTATCGCTACGCGACCGATCCCTTCGCCGGCTTCGCCAAGAACGACGAGCGAATTGAAATTCTCAAGATCGCCGTCGCACAGCTCAACGAAGCCGTCGAGTCCGACAAGCTCCGACCCAGCGACGAAGTTGAAGCGTCGTTCTGGCTCGCCGTCGACAAGCGGGCGATCGGCAAACTCGCCGACCGGGCTGCGAAGCTGACTCTCAGCGAAGAGGCACTCAATCATTTTCACCAGGCAGCCGAAGCGGCCACCAAGCATCAGTTGCCCGACATGCAACTCCTCACGCTGGCCGAAGAATCGGAAGCGGCCATCGATTTGTACAGCATGTATACCGTGGCCAAGGACCCGATCCGCCAGCCGAAGGTGTTCAAGCAAGCGCAGGCGATCGACGAGCAGGCCTATCAGATTTTCCTGAAGAAACCGTCCGCCGCGAACCCGAGCCAGCTCAAGACTATCGCCAGCAACGGCGCCGTGATCTGGCGGGGCGAGGCGCCGAAGCGGATTCGCTGGCTGGAAGGCTCGCCCGCCATCAAGGCTCAGTGGAATGCCAACGATAATTGGAAGTCGGAAGCGATCACGCTGCGGCTCAACTTCGCCCAACTGCCGGAAGGTAAAGACGAGATCCGCAAGGCCCGCGAAATCCTCGCCACAATGAAGGATCAGCGGCAGAAGGATCTGGCCGAGTCGCGGATCCTCGACTTTGAAGCGACCATCGCCTATCGAGCGTTCGAAGATGTCGCCAGCAAGCAAAAGGACCTGACGCAGCAAGAACTGCGTGAAGAAGTCGACAAGCCGCTGACGTTGCTGATTGCGGCCAAGAAGCACCACGACCAGATCATGGAAACGGAGCCGAAGGCGTTGCTCGATCGCATCAACGCGACTTCGCTAACGCAGCTCAAGAATCTGGCGCGCGAGCTGACAGTCGCCGAGAAAAAGAAGGTTCACGAAGCGCTAATGAAGTCGCCCGACATCGACACGCGCAAGCGATTGTTTCAACTGTGCAATTTGTCGTTGCTCACTCAGCCAGCCGATGCCAAGGCAACCGCGCGAAAGAACGAACTTGCCCGCATCGGCCACGACGCGCTCAAGCCGTTTTATCTCTTCGCCGATAACGAATTGATTTTCAACGGCCTGCGCGAACTCAAGGACAAGCATCAAGTTGGCCTCGAAAAGTTCGAAGGCCAACTGAAAGTCACCGGCGATAAGTTCGACAAAAAGTAG